The DNA region GTGCTCGCCCTTGCAGAGCTCGACGGCGAGCTGTCCACCAACCAGCACCGGCTCTGCCCCGAGCAGCTCGGCACGTGCCGCTCGCGCCTGCAGGGCTACCTCTCGGCGCTCGACGGCGACGCGCTGCCGCCCAAGCGCGAGCGGGCGGAGGACCTGGGCCGGTTGATCCTCGACTCCTGGCCCTACGACGTGCCGCTCGGGCAGGTGATCCTGCGCGCCGAGCGGGCCTGGCGAAACGCCTGACGCCCGGCGGGCGCCGCGCGCCCGCGCCCACCGCACGTGGGTGCCCGCGCCGCGGGCGCGCGCTCAGGGCGCCGAAGCGCGCGGCCCGGGCTCCGCGGCCGCGCTCCCGACCGCGGCGGTCTCCGCCGGCGGCCGCCGCGCGATCGCCGGCAGCACCCGCGCCGGGAGGCCTGCGGCCTCCAGCGCCGGCGCGATCACGGCGGCGTCGCCCACCACCACGATCGCCTCGCGGCCGAGCGCCCAGCGCCCGGCCTCGGCCACGAGCGCGCGGGCGTCGAGCGCCGCAGCGCGCGCCGCGAACGTGTCCCACTCGTCCGGCGGCAGGCCGTGCACGAACATCTCGGTGAGGCGCAGCGCGTTCCGCCAGGAGGTGCCGAGGGCGCGGCCGGCGCGGCGCACCGCGCGCCAGCGGGCCCGGGCCAGCGCCTCCGGGTCGAGCGGCCGGGCCGAGGCGGCGAGCTCGGCCAGGACGGCCGCGAGCGCCTCGCCGGCGCGGGCGCGGTCCACCGCGGTGGAGAGCACGAGCGCGCTGCCCAGCGACTGCTCCAGCATCGAGAGCGACACCCGGTAGGTGAGCCCCTCGCCCTCGCGGAGCCGGGCGGTGAGCACGTGCTGGAGCCGCCAGGACAGCGTCCGGAACGCGGCCTCGTCGCGCGCGCCGCGGGGCGGGACGCGCACGCCCACCAGCACCTCGGCCACCCGCCAGCCGGGGCGGTCCACCACCACCAGCTCGCGCCGGCCGGGCAGCGGCGCCGGCGGACGCGCCGGCAGGGTGCCGTCGCCGCCGCGCGGCCGCCACCGCCCGAGCCGCTGCTCGATGCGCTCGAACAGCGCGTCGGTCGCCTCGACGTCGCCGGCGATGACGAGGGCGGCCCGCTCCGGCCGCACGTTCAGCCCGAGCCACTTCCCCGCGTCCGCGGCGCGGAACGCGCGCACCCGCGCCTCGGTGACCTCGGCCGAGTAGGGGTGCCCGGGGTAGAGCAGCTCGAGCAGCTGCTGCCCGGCGGTCTCGTGCAGCGTGGGCGGGCGGCGGCGCAGCGCGTCCGCCATCGCGTCGCGCTCGCGCTCGAACGCGGCCGCGTCCACGGCGAGGTCGCCGGCGCGGCAGGCCACCTGCGCGAGCGCCAGGTCCACGAGCTCGGTGGGCGCGCGCGCGCCGAACTCCAGCCGGTCGCCGCCCACGGTGGCGGGCCGGTCGGCGCAGCGGGCGGCGCGGAGCGCCAGCACCTCGAAGACGCGCTCCAGCGGGCCGGCGGGCGCGGTGCGCACCACCAGGTGCGCCGAGAGCACGCGGTAGCCGGGCCGCGGCGACACGATCACGCGCACGCCGTTCTTCAGCCGGCGCCGGCGCGCGCTGTCGAGGTGCGGCGGGCGCATGGCGCGGGCCGCGTCGCGCGCGGGGGCGGGCTCGCCGGCGGCCGCGGCGCCGTGCGGGTCGTCGTCGTCGAGCGCGCTCGCGCCGGCCAGGCGCGGCGGCGCCTCGTCCCGCGGCGCCTCGCCCGGCACGACCGCCAGCGCCACCAGGCGCTCCTCGCGCAGCCAGCGGCGGGCGAACGCGGCGCGGTCCGGGGTCACCGCGGCGCCGACCGCCGCGGGCATGCCGGTGAGGTAGTCGGTGCGGCCGGTGAGCCGGATCCAGCGGGCGACCTCCGACGCGTCGAACGCCTCGAGCCGCACGTGCGCGTCCAGCACCAGGCGGTCCCGCAGCTCCTCGGCGCCCGGATCCGGGCCGCCCTGCCAGCCGGCGAAGCGCAGGCCGGCGCGGAGCCGCTCGACCAGCGGCCGCGCGTCGTCCGGGTCGCGCAGGCCGATCCGGATCACCGGCAGCGACGCGCCGTCCATCCCGTGCACGAGGAGCTCCACCGAGAGCGCGCGGTCGCGGTCCGGCCCGGAGAGCACCTGCTCCACCTGCGCCTCGAGCGCGCGGAGCGCCAGGTACGCCCGCGCGCCGCCGGCGGCCGCGTCGCCCGGGAGCGGCACGGTGAGCAGGAGCCAGGCGCGCTCCACCGGCGCGCGCACCACGTCGAGCGCCGCGGGCCGCGAGGCGCGGAGCTCGGGCGGCGCGACGGGGGGATCGGCGGGCTCCCCCGGGCGCGTGGCCAGCTCGCCGAGCGCGGCGCGGGCGCGGGCGGCGACCGCCCCCGCCGGCGCGGGCCCCGCCACGAGCAGCAGCAGGTTCTCCGGGCGGTAGTGCGCCCGCGCGAACGCCCGCACGTCCTCGAGCGTGATGGCGCGCAGCGACTCGGGCGTCGCGATCCGCCCGTAGGGGTGGCCCGCGAGCGCGCGGGCGGTCAGCCAGTCCACCTGCGACCCGAGCGCGTCCGGGTCGCCCCGCAGCGCCAGCTCCTGCAGGACCACCTCGCGCTCCCGGCGCAGCTCCGCCTCGTCCACCCCCGCGAGCGGGTCCCGCAGCCGATCGGCCTCGATGCGGAGCAGCGCGTCGAGCTGGTCGGGATCGCCCACCGCGTGGAAGTCGGTGGCGTCCGCGGAGGTGCGCCCGTCGAACTCGACCCCCTCCGCCTCGAGCCGCGCCGAGAGGGCGCGCCCGCCGCCGTGGCGCGCGCGGAAGGAGAGGTGCTCGACGAGGTGCGCGAGGCCCTCCTTCCCGGCGGGGTCGCGCGCGCTGCCGACCCGGTACGACGCGGCCACCAGCGTGTCCGGACGATGGGGCAGGGCGTACGCGACCAGCTGGATCCCGGAGGG from Anaeromyxobacter dehalogenans 2CP-C includes:
- a CDS encoding M16 family metallopeptidase, which produces MRARFAALAPLLLASCAFGRPRLSTPACATGAEALPSGIQLVAYALPHRPDTLVAASYRVGSARDPAGKEGLAHLVEHLSFRARHGGGRALSARLEAEGVEFDGRTSADATDFHAVGDPDQLDALLRIEADRLRDPLAGVDEAELRREREVVLQELALRGDPDALGSQVDWLTARALAGHPYGRIATPESLRAITLEDVRAFARAHYRPENLLLLVAGPAPAGAVAARARAALGELATRPGEPADPPVAPPELRASRPAALDVVRAPVERAWLLLTVPLPGDAAAGGARAYLALRALEAQVEQVLSGPDRDRALSVELLVHGMDGASLPVIRIGLRDPDDARPLVERLRAGLRFAGWQGGPDPGAEELRDRLVLDAHVRLEAFDASEVARWIRLTGRTDYLTGMPAAVGAAVTPDRAAFARRWLREERLVALAVVPGEAPRDEAPPRLAGASALDDDDPHGAAAAGEPAPARDAARAMRPPHLDSARRRRLKNGVRVIVSPRPGYRVLSAHLVVRTAPAGPLERVFEVLALRAARCADRPATVGGDRLEFGARAPTELVDLALAQVACRAGDLAVDAAAFERERDAMADALRRRPPTLHETAGQQLLELLYPGHPYSAEVTEARVRAFRAADAGKWLGLNVRPERAALVIAGDVEATDALFERIEQRLGRWRPRGGDGTLPARPPAPLPGRRELVVVDRPGWRVAEVLVGVRVPPRGARDEAAFRTLSWRLQHVLTARLREGEGLTYRVSLSMLEQSLGSALVLSTAVDRARAGEALAAVLAELAASARPLDPEALARARWRAVRRAGRALGTSWRNALRLTEMFVHGLPPDEWDTFAARAAALDARALVAEAGRWALGREAIVVVGDAAVIAPALEAAGLPARVLPAIARRPPAETAAVGSAAAEPGPRASAP